A stretch of the Ostrea edulis chromosome 9, xbOstEdul1.1, whole genome shotgun sequence genome encodes the following:
- the LOC125657884 gene encoding mucin-5AC-like isoform X4, translating into MHFCVLLTSAILAGCVNAQFSLHFGTNTQAPAAQNSVCKDKLPNCPAFGKTSCVAPYEEWARDYCSLYCGFCTGPPTTPAPCIDMKSDCKQYGQNICSDPKYAPWVLENCRYFCRQCTAAQLAIVDTQTTTIPPERCVDKLDNCKDYGQEACKTFAPWAEDNCMNTCKFCVGLPTPAPACVDKIPNCNQYSSESCTSQSYRPWAEANCRAHCRFCTPSGGQSAGGVPTPAMLVPAVPTSGPMTVPAGFLAIPTPVPGRTYAPSKRLVPPFKRQVPQPPGSSANHGGPVPFEPRTKAPTTTTTTEAPTTTTTTEAPTTQAPTTTEPPTTTEPPTTTEPPTTTTETPTTTTTPEPTTTTPKPTTTTQKPKKECHNLLVPGSAPESNMQHGGTAQPAQECHWVTEKPDKTEEPKPISTLTPITIEVTTEITPSEPSGVNTTTEQTPEVPTTEAPNTSDNTTDQVPSGNMTTMETLTTENGSGMSGNVTDSTSTTPDNGSGVMTTQGPVDTNVTTEGPVVTTPEPDTNATTSGSVDITDAPVDTNVTTAGPDVTNSGTTSSGNGSGSGDGTTSSGNGSGGGDGTTTPGSNGSGGGDGTTPGSGTSTGSGSGSNSSLIPLPCGTSPDNPCGTGNKTDSSGTTESTDTDTTTDSGNVGPTTDVVPPTKPSQSITTPMEIPSKSIVSSESTASVTTEEATSNTPTDKVPTKGTTGTTEAIVIPTKPDSGTTGSTSDNSGGSTTDF; encoded by the exons ATGCATTTCTGTGTTTTATTAACTAGCGCCATTTTGGCGGGATGTGTGAACGCACAATTTAGTCTTCACTTTGGAACAAATACGCAAGCGCCTGCAGCACAAAATTCTG TCTGTAAAGACAAGCTACCCAACTGTCCTGCGTTTGGGAAGACTTCTTGTGTGGCACCCTACGAGGAGTGGGCTCGTGATTACTGCTCTTTGTATTGTGGATTTTGCACGG GACCCCCCACAACGCCTGCTCCTTGCATTGACATGAAAAGTGATTGTAAACAGTATGGGCAAAACATCTGCAGCGATCCAAAATATGCTCCCTGGGTGCTGGAAAATTGTCGCTACTTTTGTAGACAATGTACAG CGGCCCAGCTAGCTATTGTGGACACCCAGACCACCACCATCCCGCCTGAGC GTTGTGTTGATAAACTGGATAACTGCAAGGATTATGGACAGGAAGCATGCAAAACCTTTGCACCATGGGCTGAGGACAATTGCATGAATACGTGCAAATTCTGTGTAG GATTGCCCACACCAGCGCCAGCTTGTGTAGACAAGATACCGAACTGCAACCAGTACTCCAGTGAGTCTTGCACCAGTCAATCTTACCGTCCATGGGCCGAAGCCAATTGCCGAGCCCACTGCCGGTTTTGTACTCCTTCTGGTGGACAAA GTGCTGGTGGAGTACCCACTCCAGCCATGCTTGTTCCAGCGGTGCCCACAAGCGGTCCAATGACTGTTCCCGCAG ggTTTCTCGCCATACCTACGCCGGTTCCTGGTAGGACTTATGCTCCAAGCAAACGACTGGTTCCGC CATTTAAACGTCAAGTACCTCAACCACCTGGAAGCAGTGCCAATCACGGGGGACCAGTGCCATTCGAACCACGAACTAAAGCCCCAACTACGACTACAACCACAGAAGCTCCTACAACTACCACCACTACAGAGGCCCCAACAACGCAGGCTCCCACTACCACAGAGCCTCCCACTACCACTGAACCACCTACTACCACTGAACCACCTACTACTACCACTGAAacacccaccaccaccactactCCTGAACCAACCACCACAACGCCTAAACCTACTACAACCACACAGAAACCCAAAAAAGAATGTCATAACCTTTTGGTGCCTGGGTCTGCGCCAGAAT CAAATATGCAACATGGAGGTACCGCGCAGCCTGCTCAAGAAT GTCACTGGGTCACCGAAAAACCCGACAAAACCGAAGAACCTAAACCAATTTCTACCCTAACACCCATTACAATAGAGGTGACAACAGAAATTACTCCATCTGAACCAAGTGGAGTCAATACCACCACAGAACAAACACCTGAGGTCCCAACTACAGAAGCACCTAACACCTCTGACAACACAACAGACCAAGTTCCCAGTGGCAACATGACAACAATGGAAACCCTAACGACAGAAAACGGATCGGGAATGTCCGGAAATGTAACAGATAGCACTTCTACCACACCCGATAATGGATCAGGTGTTATGACTACACAAGGACCAGTAGACACTAATGTGACCACTGAAGGACCCGTGGTAACTACACCAGAACCAGATACAAACGCAACCACATCAGGATCAGTAGACATCACTGATGCACCAGTAGATACAAATGTGACCACTGCAGGACCAGATGTAACCAACAGTGGAACAACATCTTCAGGTAATGGGTCAGGCAGTGGAGATGGAACAACATCGTCAGGTAATGGGTCAGGCGGTGGAGATGGAACAACAACTCCAGGAAGTAATGGGTCAGGCGGTGGAGATGGAACAACTCCAGGAAGCGGTACATCTACTGGAAGTGGATCCGGTTCTAACTCTTCTCTAATTCCTCTTCCATGTGGTACATCACCTGATAATCCCTGCGGAACGG GAAATAAAACAGACAGCAGCGGGACGACAG AATCTACAGATACAGACACAACAACCGATTCTGGAAATGTTGGACCTACCACAGATGTAGTGCCTCCGACCAAACCAAGTCAATCTATTACTACACCAATGGAAATTCCCTCTAAATCAATCGTCAGTTCAGAGTCCACTGCATCGGTAACTACGGAAGAGGCCACTTCCAACACACCCACAGACAAAGTACCAACTAAAGGTACTACAGGAACCACCGAAGCCATAGTTATTCCCACAAAACCAGATTCTG GTACTACAGGCTCCACCAGTGACAATAGCGGCGGAAGTACTACAG ACTTTTAG
- the LOC125657884 gene encoding mucin-5AC-like isoform X3 has translation MHFCVLLTSAILAGCVNAQFSLHFGTNTQAPAAQNSVCKDKLPNCPAFGKTSCVAPYEEWARDYCSLYCGFCTGPPTTPAPCIDMKSDCKQYGQNICSDPKYAPWVLENCRYFCRQCTAAQLAIVDTQTTTIPPERCVDKLDNCKDYGQEACKTFAPWAEDNCMNTCKFCVGLPTPAPACVDKIPNCNQYSSESCTSQSYRPWAEANCRAHCRFCTPSGGQSAGGVPTPAMLVPAVPTSGPMTVPAGFLAIPTPVPGRTYAPSKRLVPPFKRQVPQPPGSSANHGGPVPFEPRTKAPTTTTTTEAPTTTTTTEAPTTQAPTTTEPPTTTEPPTTTEPPTTTTETPTTTTTPEPTTTTPKPTTTTQKPKKECHNLLVPGSAPESNMQHGGTAQPAQECHWVTEKPDKTEEPKPISTLTPITIEVTTEITPSEPSGVNTTTEQTPEVPTTEAPNTSDNTTDQVPSGNMTTMETLTTENGSGMSGNVTDSTSTTPDNGSGVMTTQGPVDTNVTTEGPVVTTPEPDTNATTSGSVDITDAPVDTNVTTAGPDVTNSGTTSSGNGSGSGDGTTSSGNGSGGGDGTTTPGSNGSGGGDGTTPGSGTSTGSGSGSNSSLIPLPCGTSPDNPCGTGNKTDSSGTTESTDTDTTTDSGNVGPTTDVVPPTKPSQSITTPMEIPSKSIVSSESTASVTTEEATSNTPTDKVPTKGTTGTTEAIVIPTKPDSGTTGSTSDNSGGSTTEDF, from the exons ATGCATTTCTGTGTTTTATTAACTAGCGCCATTTTGGCGGGATGTGTGAACGCACAATTTAGTCTTCACTTTGGAACAAATACGCAAGCGCCTGCAGCACAAAATTCTG TCTGTAAAGACAAGCTACCCAACTGTCCTGCGTTTGGGAAGACTTCTTGTGTGGCACCCTACGAGGAGTGGGCTCGTGATTACTGCTCTTTGTATTGTGGATTTTGCACGG GACCCCCCACAACGCCTGCTCCTTGCATTGACATGAAAAGTGATTGTAAACAGTATGGGCAAAACATCTGCAGCGATCCAAAATATGCTCCCTGGGTGCTGGAAAATTGTCGCTACTTTTGTAGACAATGTACAG CGGCCCAGCTAGCTATTGTGGACACCCAGACCACCACCATCCCGCCTGAGC GTTGTGTTGATAAACTGGATAACTGCAAGGATTATGGACAGGAAGCATGCAAAACCTTTGCACCATGGGCTGAGGACAATTGCATGAATACGTGCAAATTCTGTGTAG GATTGCCCACACCAGCGCCAGCTTGTGTAGACAAGATACCGAACTGCAACCAGTACTCCAGTGAGTCTTGCACCAGTCAATCTTACCGTCCATGGGCCGAAGCCAATTGCCGAGCCCACTGCCGGTTTTGTACTCCTTCTGGTGGACAAA GTGCTGGTGGAGTACCCACTCCAGCCATGCTTGTTCCAGCGGTGCCCACAAGCGGTCCAATGACTGTTCCCGCAG ggTTTCTCGCCATACCTACGCCGGTTCCTGGTAGGACTTATGCTCCAAGCAAACGACTGGTTCCGC CATTTAAACGTCAAGTACCTCAACCACCTGGAAGCAGTGCCAATCACGGGGGACCAGTGCCATTCGAACCACGAACTAAAGCCCCAACTACGACTACAACCACAGAAGCTCCTACAACTACCACCACTACAGAGGCCCCAACAACGCAGGCTCCCACTACCACAGAGCCTCCCACTACCACTGAACCACCTACTACCACTGAACCACCTACTACTACCACTGAAacacccaccaccaccactactCCTGAACCAACCACCACAACGCCTAAACCTACTACAACCACACAGAAACCCAAAAAAGAATGTCATAACCTTTTGGTGCCTGGGTCTGCGCCAGAAT CAAATATGCAACATGGAGGTACCGCGCAGCCTGCTCAAGAAT GTCACTGGGTCACCGAAAAACCCGACAAAACCGAAGAACCTAAACCAATTTCTACCCTAACACCCATTACAATAGAGGTGACAACAGAAATTACTCCATCTGAACCAAGTGGAGTCAATACCACCACAGAACAAACACCTGAGGTCCCAACTACAGAAGCACCTAACACCTCTGACAACACAACAGACCAAGTTCCCAGTGGCAACATGACAACAATGGAAACCCTAACGACAGAAAACGGATCGGGAATGTCCGGAAATGTAACAGATAGCACTTCTACCACACCCGATAATGGATCAGGTGTTATGACTACACAAGGACCAGTAGACACTAATGTGACCACTGAAGGACCCGTGGTAACTACACCAGAACCAGATACAAACGCAACCACATCAGGATCAGTAGACATCACTGATGCACCAGTAGATACAAATGTGACCACTGCAGGACCAGATGTAACCAACAGTGGAACAACATCTTCAGGTAATGGGTCAGGCAGTGGAGATGGAACAACATCGTCAGGTAATGGGTCAGGCGGTGGAGATGGAACAACAACTCCAGGAAGTAATGGGTCAGGCGGTGGAGATGGAACAACTCCAGGAAGCGGTACATCTACTGGAAGTGGATCCGGTTCTAACTCTTCTCTAATTCCTCTTCCATGTGGTACATCACCTGATAATCCCTGCGGAACGG GAAATAAAACAGACAGCAGCGGGACGACAG AATCTACAGATACAGACACAACAACCGATTCTGGAAATGTTGGACCTACCACAGATGTAGTGCCTCCGACCAAACCAAGTCAATCTATTACTACACCAATGGAAATTCCCTCTAAATCAATCGTCAGTTCAGAGTCCACTGCATCGGTAACTACGGAAGAGGCCACTTCCAACACACCCACAGACAAAGTACCAACTAAAGGTACTACAGGAACCACCGAAGCCATAGTTATTCCCACAAAACCAGATTCTG GTACTACAGGCTCCACCAGTGACAATAGCGGCGGAAGTACTACAG AAGACTTTTAG